Sequence from the Hydrogenothermus marinus genome:
ATTCCCATATCCCAATCAGCTTTTATACTTGTCCATAAATTCCCTTGTTCGTCTAATCTTTTGAATATTTTTGGTTCTTTTGCTTTTACTTGATAACCAATATGCCTTAAAGTGTTTATAAAACCTTTTTGATCTACACCTTGAAGTTTTACAAGATAGGCTATAGCTCTTACAAGAACTCTATCATTTAACACTTTATACAAAACACTTTCAAAATTAACTTTTCTATTAAATACATCTCTTGCTGAGTAATATAAGTTTTGAACATCTAAAAATACTGCTATTCTTTGATTTTTATATAAACCTTTTCCCAAATCTTCTCCTTATTCAAATGGAACCAATGCATATCCTTTATTTTGTAATATTATAATCTCTTGCCATGAATTTTTCACAATATTTACAAAATCTATAATATCTTTTTTCTTAAGTCCATATCTATTTAAAGCTATATTACAAGCTTTTATCTGAACATTATATAACTCTTTTAATATCTCAAGCTGATT
This genomic interval carries:
- a CDS encoding LabA-like NYN domain-containing protein, which produces MGKGLYKNQRIAVFLDVQNLYYSARDVFNRKVNFESVLYKVLNDRVLVRAIAYLVKLQGVDQKGFINTLRHIGYQVKAKEPKIFKRLDEQGNLWTSIKADWDMGIAMDAISMADKIDVAVLTSGDGDFVELVKYLHTKGVKVEVAAFKQTTAKELIETADEFIDLTIFGEDIFL